From the Mahella australiensis 50-1 BON genome, the window TTCAGAAATCTGGACTTTGGCCTTGGGTCCGCTATAGCGGTGCTGATATTCATATTTGTGTTCTTAATAAGTCTGGTGTATATCAACCTTTTGAGCAGGCAAAATGACTGAGAGGAGGGTAAGAAGCATGCATAAAAGCAAATTGTCTAATATAGTTTTTTATATATGTGTGGCAATATTTATGGTCATAATAGTGTTTCCATTTTACTGGCAAATAATAACGTCATTCAAACCACCCGAACAATTGTGGGATATACCGCCCGGATGGTGGCCGTCAAGGTTTTATTTAGGTTCATATATAGCAGCTTTTACTCAGCGACCGTTTTTGACTTATTTGAAAAACAGCGCTATAGTAGCGACATCTACTACAGCATTTGCGGTGTTTGTTACTTCTTTTGCCGGATATGCACTGGCAAGGCTGCATTTTAAAGGCAAAAATGCTATATTGGCTCTTGCATTATCGGTTTCTATGTTTCCAGGCATAGCCATAGTAAGTCCGCTGTTTTTGATGATGAAACAATGGAACCTCCTGAATTCGTATGTGGGCCTTATTTTAACATATACTACGATAACTATACCGCTTTCGATGTGGAACCTCACTACGTTTTTCAGGACAATACCTGCTGATATGGAAGAAGCAGCAAAAGTGGACGGAGCCTCGCCGTTCTATACCTTTATAAGAATAATATTGCCGTTGGCTGCGCCAGGCATATTTACAACGGCTATATTAGTGTTCATAGCAGCGTGGAATGAATTCTTATTTGCATTGACATTCAATACTAAAGATGCTTTGAGAACGGTACCTGTCGGTATAGCGATGTTCCCAGGAGAGTACACTTTACCATGGGGTGACATATCAGCCGCATCCGTAGTGGTGGTGCTGCCGCTTATCATTATGGTGCTTTTATTCCAGCAGCGGATAGTGTCCGGCCTTACTGCAGGTGCGGTGAAGGGCTAAAATATAAAGGGAGCGGCATGAGTTAATGGCTTATGCCGCTCTTATTACATCATCATTCCCAACCTTTGCCGCCTATGCCACGGGATAATATTTTTTCGCCATAACCGCTTTTTATATATGTTGCCATAGGATCCGGTTGAAGCCCCATTTCTTCCCTTACAGCTTCCAAAAGGGGTTGTACATCGGTTTCAAAAGCCTCTCTTACGATAGCCTCGGCTGCCATGACGTCATCGGCTTCTTGTGCTTGTTTAAGTTCATTGCGGTTTACGAGCAACGCCTTTGCATATGCGGTCTGTATATTTAGCACTGAGCGTATCATAGCAGGTATCTTGGGCTCTATGCAGTGGCTCTGGTCGATCATATATGCTATGTTTGCAGCCGTTTGAGCCGTACTTTCATCTAAACTGGCCGTTATAAGCTCATTGAATATCAGAAATAGCTCATAAGGATTTATGGAACCGACTATGAGGTCGTCGTCTGCATACTTGCGGTTATTGAAGTGGAAGCCGCCTATTTTACCTTCGTCTAACAAAAATGCTACTATGTGCTCGACATTGGTGCCCTGTAAGTGATGACCAAGATCTACCAATACCTGTGCCTTCGGCCCGAGCTTTGATGAAAATGTGTAAGACATACCCCAATCTGCTATATCAGTATGATAAAAAGCAGGTTCGAAGCACTTGTATTCTATCAACAGGCGCATGTTATCGCCGAGGGCATCGTATACCTCTTTAAGACATTGCTCCAGATAATGTTTGCGCATACGAAAATCGCCCTGGCCAGGATAATTTGTACCGTCGGCCAACCATAAGCTGATTATGTTGGAATCTACCTCTTTGGCAATATCTATGCATTCCAGCATATGTTCAGTGGCTTTACGACGTATGTCAGGCTTGACATTGGTTAAACTACCGAATTTATAATCATCATCTTGGAATAAATTCGGATTCACAGCCCCTATTTTTAAGCCCAGTTGAGCGGCATATTCTTTTACCTTGCCATAATCATCGACTTTATCCCATGGTATATGTATAGCTACGGTAGGGCACATGCCGGTATATTTGTTTACTTGAGCTGCATCTTCCAGCTTCTCAAATAAATTTCTCGGTACGCCGACCTGCTTGAATGTCTTAAAACGCGTGCCCGAATCGCCATAACCCCAAGAAGGCGTTTCCACCTTGAAAGACTTAAGGCGTTCCTTTACCCATCCTATGTTTACGCCTTTGTCTTGTTGTTTTTTCTCCCAAAGTTTATATTCATCTGACATTGATTTTTCTCCTCTCCATCTGATATTACCATTAGCAGTATTATAACAAATCTATAAACATTGAGCAACAAAAATAGTCAAAAAATTTTTTGAATTAAAAAAGGATTCTTTTGATTTATGTCGTATATATACTGTATAAACAAAAAATTATAGATAACTTTTGCTGAAGAAAAGGGGAAATGAGTGTATGATGAAGAATGCCAGTCCATATGCACCTGTTGAGTTAAGATGCGAGTATTTGGTCGATTTTTTAGGGATAGACAATCCCAAGCCAAGATTCTCTTGGTTGCTCGACCATGATGAGAAAGGCCAATACCAGACAGCATATCAGATTGTAGTGGCCGATAACACGCAAAGCGTGGGAAACGATGAAGGCAACGTATGGGATAGTGGACGCGTGGAGTCGGATAACTCTGCAGGTATGGTTTATCAAGGGCAGCAGCTTAAGCCATGCACGCGATATTTTTGGAAAGTGCGTTGGTGGGATAAAAATGGGCAAATTAGTCCGTACAGCCGTGTAGCTGTTTTTGAAACCGGCCTTATGGCTGATGACAATTGGCAGGCTAAATGGATAGGCGATAAGAGCCGCCAGGAAGTCGTTGTACCAGGTGGCGACGGATTGAATCAAGGCAAAGGCTTTACGCTATATATGGGAAGCCTGTTCAGGAAAGAGTTTGTTCTGAGCAAAAAACCGGTTCGGGCCAGAGCGTATGTATCCGGTATAGGATATTATGAAATGCGCATAAACGGCAAAAAAGTGGGTGACAGGGTACTTGAACCCGGTCAGACCGACTATAAGAAAACGGTGCTTTATTCTACATACGATATAATGCCATATCTTAATAATGATGCAAACGCTGTAGGCATTATGCTAGGCAACGGACGCTATGTTAAGGATTACGGTTATGATTTCCCGAGGCTTATAGCGCAGCTGCTTATAGAGTATGAAGATGGAAGCAGCGATGTAATAGTCACTGATCAAACATGGAGGACACATGCTGCGCCTATCCGCGAAAATGGCATATACTACGGCGAGACATACGATGCACGCATGGAGGTCAAAGGATGGGATGAGCCCGGCCTAAACGATGAAGGTTGGGAGGCTGCTGAAATAGTATCGGCTCCCGGGGGCAAGCTAATATCTCAGGCCATGCCGCCTATAAAGGTGACCAAATCCTTCCCGGCCGTTAGGCTTACCAATCCTATGCCCGGTGTATATATTTATGATTTCGGCCAAAACTTTACCGGTTGGGTTAGGCTGCAAGTCCAAGGCTCGGCCGGTACGACGGTTAAACTCAGGTTCTCGGAGCTGCTGTATGATGATGGCACGCTTAATGTCAACGTTAACCGAAACGCACAAGCTACCGATACCTATACATTAAAAGGTGAGGGAATAGAGGTTTACGAACCACGCTTTACTTACCACGGTTTCAGATATGTTGAAATGACAGGCTTTCCTGGTACACCGTCTTTGGACACGCTGGAGGGCAGGTTCTTGCATACAGCGGTAGAGCCCACGGGCGGCTTTGAGTGTTCCAACCAACTGTTGAATAATATACACCGCAATATAATTTATGGTCAACTCAGCAACCTCATGAGCGTACCCACCGATTGCCCGCAGCGTGACGAACGCATGGGATGGATGGGAGACGCGCAACTGGTGGCTGAGGAAGCAGGCTATAACTTCGACATGGCGGCTTTTTGGGGAAAATATCTGGACGATATAAAAGATTGCCAAAAAGAAGATGGCAGCGTTTCCGATGTGGTACCAGCATATTGGCCTATCTATCCGGCCGATCCGGCATGGGGTACAGCTTATATCTCCATAGCATGGGAGTTATATAGATTTTACGGCGATGTAACTGTGTTGGAGCGCCATTATGACAGCATGAAACGATGGGTGGATTTCCTCACCGCTCATACCGATGAAAGCGGATTGGTTAATTATTACCATTACGGCGAATGGTGTGCTCCGGGCAGCATACCACCAAAGAACATGCCTTGGGAGATAACGTCGGCCTTCTTCTATTATCACGATGCTTTGATGCTATCTCAGATAGCCAGGCTTCTCGGTAAAGATGAAGATGCCGAATCGTATAGGCAGCTATCAGGCAATATAAAGGACGCTTTTAATAATAAGTTCTTAAACGCCGAACACGGCTGCTACTCGTTCTCCAGTCAAACATGCAATGTGCTGGGCCTACAATTTGACATAGTACCCGAGGATAAAGAGAAGACGGTCGTAGACGTGTTGCTTAGGCAAGTGATAGAATCCTGGGATTATCATTTCGATACGGGCATAATAGGTACTAAATATATCCTGGATACGCTTGCAAAATATGGCTATAAGGATGTAGCCTATAAGATGATGACGCAGGAGGATTACCCCAGCTTTGGCTATATGATAAGAGAAGGCGCCACTACGGTATGGGAGCGATGGGAAAAGCTCACCAACAGGGGTATGAACTCGCATAATCATATAATGTTCGGCACGGTAGATGCTTGGTTTTATAAGGATCTAGCCGGTATAATACCAGAGCAACCGGGATTTAAGCGTGTGACTGTAAAACCGGTGGTGCCAAGTGGCCTGGACCATGCTTCGGCCAGTGTTAAAACTGTGCGCGGTATGGTCGGCTCACAGTGGAAACGTAACCAAGACTCGTTCCATCTCGAGGTTACCATACCTGTCAATGTTACAGCGCGGGTTATGGTACCTAAATTGGACTTTGACGATGTAATGGTAAAAGAAAATGATGTGAGCGTTGATAGCCAAAATCTTAGCACCTGTTGCGATAATGAGGAAGAGTATTTTGTATTCGATGTAGGTTCGGGCGTATATACCTTCGAAGTAGAGAGAGCATAAGATACAGGAATGACGAGTGGAGGCGGCTTACAATTGCCTCCACTTAATTTTTTGTTTTCCATATAGAAATTTTTTATAGAAAAGCGGATTTTTTAAACGAGTAGCGAATATACAATATGCAGAGAAACGTTTCTTTAAAAATAATGTTAATTTGTTCATATATACACAATAAAGCGCCTATAAAATGGTTAATACTTGCTATATAGCGAAACGTTTTTCAAGATAAGAATTGGAGGAATTGGTCAATGCCTAGGGAAATACCTATTTGCGTTAACAACTGGATATTTGGAAACGCTCCTTTGAGAGAGGTGGTGGAGAGGGCCACGAAAATGGGTTTCGATGGCATAGAACTGGTAGGAGAACCAGCGATATATAAACCTGCGGAGATTAACGGTTTAGTCGGAGCTTATGGCCTCAACGTATGTTCAATATGTGGAATGTACCCAGGCCCGGAAGAGGGCGATTTACGAGCCTTATGCCATCCCGACAGAATTGAAAGGGAGAAGGCCATAGATTATGTGAAAGCCTGCGTAGACCTGGCTAAAAAGATAAACGCCCGCAGTGTGCTGGTAGCACCCAGTCTGGTAGGACAGCCTGGGCTATTTGTCAGCAAAGCCGATGATATACAACGGGCTGTCGAATCTATACATAAGGCTGCTCAATACGCCGAGGACCAAGGCATAATGCTTACGATAGAGCCGATAAACCGTTATGAAGTCGGCTTGGTAAATAGTCTTGACGATACCGTAGCCATGGCTAAAGCTATAGGCAGCGATTTTGTAAGGATTATGGGCGATACATTCCATATGCAGATAGAGGAAGGCGATGGTATACCAAATGCCCTAAGACGAGCCGGTAGCTATTGGGTGCAGCATATACACGTGGCTGATAATACTCGAGAGGCACCGGGTATGGGTACCATGCCATGGCGTGAAATCATACGAGCATTACACGATATAGACTATGAAGGTGTCATATCCATGGAACCATTGCCCAAAGGTAAAGCGCCTTATGACGCGAGAAACGGCAATATACCTGCTGACAAGCTCGATATGGATCTCAAGTTCGGATTGGAGTTTTTAAAACGGGAACAGGATACGGTTATGAGGTATAAACCATGATATCATGGGAAACTTTTTGCTATTTCAGCGATAGGTTGTTCTATTATATACAGAAGCATGCAAGGGGGTAATGATAACATTGAGTAATTATGATGTTATTAAAGAAACGTTTGAGAAAGTTCAAGGGATCTTTAAGGCTGATACCGGCTGGTATACACCTCCGGGCGTACTTCATGCTCCAGGGTCGTATCTGACTTATGAGCCTCAGTGGAACAGCGATGTCAATGCTGTTTTTGAGAATATAACGGCAGGCGAGATATATCCTTATGAATTTTTGGTGGAAAATTGTCCTGAAGATAAAAAACACGATATGGAATATATCTTAAGCCTTATGGATTGGCAAAAGAATATTGATCCTCATTATAAGAAACATTATTTCCGCCCGCCTATCAAATGTCTTATTCAGGATGATGGTTATAATGAGAAGTGGATCGTGTATGCCAATGATTATATAGCAGCGAAGGAATTAACCGTTATGCCAGGCCGAACAGCTATAGTAAAAGATGATGCGGCCTACGGTTGTATCATCATGCAGGGCCATGGCTGCTTTGGCGTATACGACTGCGAGACGGCTATAATGCTTCGTTACGGGCAGTTGAGTGCTGATGAATATTTTGTAAGTGAGGCTGCTGCTCAAGAAGGTGTAAGAATAACTAATAAGAGCAAATGGGAGCCCATGGTTATGTTAAAACATTTCGGCCCAAATAATCCTGATGTACCAAAAACTGTACTATAGAAAGGAAAATATTTATGAATACGATAGTTTTAAAGAACGATAACTTGTACTTGGAATTTGAAGCGTCCAATGGAGCGTTGATCGGGCTGACTGCTGTAAATACTGGCTGGAAGATGCTAGACCGATCTCAGTTGGGGCTTTCATTCCGGTTGCTGATACCGCTGCCGGGCAGAAGGAACAATCCTGTGTATGGGGAGAAACAGAAAGTGTCCGATATACATGTAAGCCCCGACAATAGCAGTGCTGTTTTTGTTTGGAATGGCGTTGCTTCAGAGTATGGCGGCAGGCATGATATAAAGCTGACGATGGAAGTTAAGCTAAATGCCGAACAAGTAATATATGCAGTGCATATTGATAACAACTCGGAATATACAGTGGAGAACGTGTATTGCCCATACTTGGGTGACATACAGCATCCACCGGCCGATAAACAGTTCGAAGCGTTTATCTATAATTATGGTAGCGCTCAGCAATGGGCATTGTGGCCCATATACCAGAATACACGCGGCTATTACGGTGTGGATTATCCTATGCAGTTTGGGCCACCATCAGCCTGCGGTGCACCTACTGCGCCTTTCTGCCTATTGCATGGAGCTACTCAAGGTTTATATGTGGGTGTCTACGAGCCTAGTGCTGAATTGGTGGCATGGCATACCGAGCTTAGGCCGGGCTATGGTAGTTCCATAGATAGCCGTGTACCCGAGGAGTTTAACATCAGCGGCAAAGATGTGGCTACTCGCTTTGCCGCAGTACATGTACCCTATATACAACCAGGAGAATCACGCGATTTAACGCCCATTATGCTGCAGACCTTTGAAGGTGGATGGCAGAAGGGTGTGGATATATACAAGCAATGGCGCAATAGCTGGATGAAGACCTCAGAAGTCCCAACATGGGCTATGGAACCTCATGCCTGGCAACAAATTCACATCAATTCGTCCGAAGATGAACTACGCATCCCATTCCGCGATTTGGTGAAGATCGGCGAGGATTGTGCGAGGAACAAAGTTAAAGCTATTCAGTTGGTAGGCTGGAATGATGGCGGGCAGGACCAGGGCAATCCATCTCATGATCCTGATCCGCGTTTGGGTACCTTTGAGGAACTCAGAGAAGCTATAGCCAAGATACAATCTATGGGAGTTAAAGTAGTATTATTTTCGAAGTTTACATGGGCCGACAGAGCTACCGAACGATTCAGGAAGGACTTGATAAAGCTTGCCGTAAAAGACCCTTATGGTGATTATTATATGCATCAAGGTTATCAATATCAAACGGCTACCCAATTGTTAGATATAAACACAAAACGTTTAATACCGATGTGCTTTTTAAGTGAAGAGTATCTGAGAGTGTGCGAAGAAGAATTCAAGAAGGTGTTGGAGCTGGGCGCCGACGGTATACTGTTCGATGAATGTCTGCATCACGGACCGGCTTTGCTATGCTTCGATACCAGCCATGGTCATCGCTATGGTGCGCCGGTTTATGCCAATGACCGTAAGCTTATACAAAACTTTGCTCGTATGGTACAGGATAAGCCGGATTTTCTTTTTGCCGGTGAAGCATGCTACGATTGGGAATTTGAGGCCTATCATCTGTCGTATCATCGCAGCGAAAGCAAATATCACATACCCTTAATGCGTTATATGCTTCCTAATATGCCTATTATGACCGCTGTTACCGGTTTCAATGATCGCAATATGATCAACCAATGCTTGATGTACAGATATATAATAAGCTATGAACCATATAATTTCAAAGGGCGTTTAGGCGATTTTCCAGAAACCGTGGCTTATGGCAGGCAAATGGATGCTCTAAGGACAGAGTTGCGCGATTATTTCTGGGACGGAGAATTCCGACATGAATGCGGTGCAGCTGTATTTACTATGGATGGCCAACCCTATCGTCCATATGCAGTATTTATCAATGCAAAAAGCGGTCGCGCTGGGGTGGTTATAGCAAATTATGATGAATACGATGGCGTGACGGTTAAGGTTGAACTGGATAATGCCGACTCGTTAGAGCGTTATCGGTTGGTTGACGATGATCAGTGGAAGTCTGTCGAAGAGGGTATAAGCATACCGCCGTGCTCGGCAGTGGTGATTATATAAAATATTAAGTATGAGGAGATGAGCGGTACTAGTGGCAACTATAAAAGATGTGGCTAAGTTGGCAGGCGTGTCTATTTCCACCGTATCCAGCGTGATAAACAAGAACAAGAACGTCAGCGATGAATTGAGACAGGGGGTAGAGGCTGCCATTAAAGAATTGGGTTACCAAACCAATCCGGTAGCCCGTAGCCTCAAAAATCGCCGTACCGGTGCTGTAGGGGTTATTATACCTAATATAACCAGCATATTTTTTGCTCAAGTTTTAAAGGGCATGGAAGACAGTGCTTATCGGTTGGGATATAATCTGATATTATGTGATTCTAATCAGGATGTGGACAAAGAAAAACAATATATACGCCTGCTGGAAAATCGCTGGGTAGAAGGTATTATATTGGATTCCAGTGCTGATGCGAGGGAACATGGCGCCTATATAAATCATTTAATCCAGAGGGTAATAAAGGATAAGGGCATACCTATCGTTTCTTTGGAAAGGGGCTTAAAAGATACCGAATTCAGCGCTGTTGTAGTGGATAATGAGCAGGCCGGTTATGAGGCTACGAAACATCTCATAGAACTGGGGCATAAACATATAGCTCATATAGCCGGACACTATAAATTTCCAATGTCTCGTGATCGGCGAAGGGGTTATAAGCGGGCACTAGAGGAAAACGGCATTGTTTTTGATGATGGACTGGTAAAACAAGGCGATTTCTCACCTTTGAGCGGTTACAACGCTATGAAAGAATTGCTTATGGAAGGCAGGGATTTCACAGCGCTTTTCGCCGGCAACGATCAGATGGCTATAGGTGCCATGAAAGCTATAAAGGAATCTGGTTTGAGGATACCGGAAGATATGGCGGTGGTAGGCTTTGACAATATACCGGCAGCATCGTTGGTAGATCCACCCCTTAGCACTATCAATGTGCCTAAGTACCGGATGGGAGCCATAGCTATGGAAATGCTGGCTGAGCATATAAAAAATCCAAATACATCATCGCACATTGAAATATTGCCTAGTAACCTCATAGTTCGATCGTCATCCGATCCACATGCTAACGGTAGCTGGGACCTTTTTGGATGGTAGTCGGTAAATCGTAAAATAAAAGAAGGTTTTTTTCGGTTTTCTGCCGAATATTGCTTATATGATAATGCTATCGTTGTAATCTGGCTCTCAACCCAATAAGGTAGCTTAACAGAAGGAGGAAAACAGCATTGCCCTTTGAAGGAGAAGCTAAATGGATATGGTCAAAAGATGGCTTTTTCACCAATGTAAATACAAAGACCCCGTACAAAACTGCATATTTTAGACGCTCTTTTGATGTACCAGCTCATGGATTGCATTTGACAGTGCATGTTTCGGCCGATAGCAGATATATATTGTATCTTAACGGCCGTTTGGTAGCTAGAGGACCAGCCAAGGGCGACATAGCCCACCAATTTTATGATACCGTGGTATTAGATGGCTGGCTGCAGACCGGCCAAAATGTGCTGTCTGCAGTGGTTGTAAGTTTTGCCGATGCTTGGCCGACTTATGGGGGCTTTGGAGGACCCAATAGCGTTATGTCTGTCACATCGGCCTTTATATTAGATGGTTGTCTTGCGAATGGTGACGGTCGCATAATAGAGGAACTATATACCGACGAAAAATGGAAAGTTATGGATGATATAGCTTATGGACATCATCCTGACGGTACAATCACAGGTATGAGCGAGGATCTGGATGGATGTGTTTATCCGTGGGGTTGGCAGGCTGTGGATTTCGACGACAGGGCATGGCAACGGCCTTTTGTATTATCTCACGGAGTACGACCGGATACAGTAACCGATAATCCTTTGCCATATAGGTTAATACCGCGTATGATACCTATGATGGAGGAAAGCAAAGAATGGTTTTCAGCAATATATCAGAGACAAAGGATAGATTTTGATGACCGAGCATTTTTAACCGGTTTTGACCCGATGGTAATACCTGCGAATACTACAGTTAGCTTTGTACTGGATGCCGGTAGCCTCGCTACTGGTTTCCCGATAGTGGAGTTAGAGAAAGGAGCTGGCGCTACAGTACGCCTTACCTATTCTGAAGCATGGTACGAAAATGAGCGCAAGAGTCCATATCACATACCCGACAAAGGCTATATAGAAGGCGTGCATGATACGCTGCACTGTTCTGGGGATACAATCTCTTATGAACCAATGTTGTGGCGTACCTTCAGATACGTAAAAGTTGATATAGCGACAACCGATAAATCGCTTGTGCTTAAGAACATATGCTATCGCTTTATAGCATATCCATTTGAAGAATTAGCATATTTCGAGTCATCAGACCCTAGGCATAAAAAGATATGGGATATGTCGTTGCGTACCATACGCTTGTGCAGCCATGAAACATTTGAGGACTGTCCGTATTATGAACAGATGCAATATGCCAGTGATAGCCAGGTGGTCTCACTGATTGCGGGCTATGTATCTGGTGATTGGAGATTATCTAAACAAGCTATATTGCATTTCAATTGGTCGCGCAATTATGAGGGTATAACTATGAGTCGATACCCGAGCCGTGTGCCGCAGATAATACCGTCGTGGTCACTGTTATGGGTCATAATGGTGAGCGATTATTGGATGCATACCGGGGATGAGGATACTGTTGTGCAATGCCTGGACGGTGTGGCATCGGTGCTGCACTGGTTCGAAAGCTACTTAAACAGAGAATATCTTCTGGAGAAGCTGCCTTATTGGGAGGTAGTGGATTGGGTAAAGGAATGGGATTCGCCCAATGGCTGTCCTCCAGGAGCGCAAGGCGGTGTAACCGCTGTCATCAGCCTTCAATATGCCGCGGCTTTGCTCTCGGCAATTCGTATGATGGAGGCATTTGGCCGCCCACAAGATGCTCAGCAATTCACCGATACATATAACACTATCATAGAATCAGTGCAGCGTACATGTTGGAGCGAGCAGTACGGTTTATTCCGTGATCGGCCGGGCTATGATGAATTCAGCGAGCTGGGTAACGCATGGGCTATACTGGCCGGAGCTGCTTCGGATACCCAAGTTGAGCAGATGGCAAATAAACTGGGACGAGATAAACGCATGGCTAAAGCTACTTTATATGGTAGGTTTTATGTTTTCAGAGCGTTGAGCAAGGCCGGCGCTTATGATGTGGCGGGGCGGTTGTTGGATATTTGGTATGA encodes:
- a CDS encoding alpha-L-rhamnosidase C-terminal domain-containing protein, with the translated sequence MPFEGEAKWIWSKDGFFTNVNTKTPYKTAYFRRSFDVPAHGLHLTVHVSADSRYILYLNGRLVARGPAKGDIAHQFYDTVVLDGWLQTGQNVLSAVVVSFADAWPTYGGFGGPNSVMSVTSAFILDGCLANGDGRIIEELYTDEKWKVMDDIAYGHHPDGTITGMSEDLDGCVYPWGWQAVDFDDRAWQRPFVLSHGVRPDTVTDNPLPYRLIPRMIPMMEESKEWFSAIYQRQRIDFDDRAFLTGFDPMVIPANTTVSFVLDAGSLATGFPIVELEKGAGATVRLTYSEAWYENERKSPYHIPDKGYIEGVHDTLHCSGDTISYEPMLWRTFRYVKVDIATTDKSLVLKNICYRFIAYPFEELAYFESSDPRHKKIWDMSLRTIRLCSHETFEDCPYYEQMQYASDSQVVSLIAGYVSGDWRLSKQAILHFNWSRNYEGITMSRYPSRVPQIIPSWSLLWVIMVSDYWMHTGDEDTVVQCLDGVASVLHWFESYLNREYLLEKLPYWEVVDWVKEWDSPNGCPPGAQGGVTAVISLQYAAALLSAIRMMEAFGRPQDAQQFTDTYNTIIESVQRTCWSEQYGLFRDRPGYDEFSELGNAWAILAGAASDTQVEQMANKLGRDKRMAKATLYGRFYVFRALSKAGAYDVAGRLLDIWYEMMQSDLTTWPEEPYLARSFCHAWSTAPIYEFLAEILGVKPLKPGFKEVLVSPHVLDLDYARGEVPTPYGVVHVEWERQDDILQCFIRLPKGVNGRFVPPGNMESHVKWEEYIK